The following coding sequences lie in one Eleginops maclovinus isolate JMC-PN-2008 ecotype Puerto Natales chromosome 21, JC_Emac_rtc_rv5, whole genome shotgun sequence genomic window:
- the snx7 gene encoding sorting nexin-7 encodes MSALFPAHLDLEEEEDLEVFSKKTSLTDGGPNSPSSMMNQYRLEAEEEEEEKEEKELFVTVDHPESHVTAIETFITYRVLTKTTRSDFDCSEFEVRRRYQDFLWLRSRLEENHPTLIVHPLPEKFVMKGMVERFNEDFIETRRRALQRFLSKISEHPLLSCSPHLKIFLTTQDLQSHKKQAPGFLTRVGETVRAVAHSVRGVRSRPEEFTLMQEYVEQFSSKISSVDKVTQRIIREQREYVDEMKQYSPPYSQWGGMEEALQLPLQEVAGCVQRCSTETQLQLQHLSTVLLPALHEYMLCADTLKAVMRRRDNIQAEYEARREAMEKRGDQEGEEVQALQEKVEVCNSSLQVDWSRWRSSMRTDLKTALLSTAESNLQHYEKCLAVWETFLLSQREEGSEQKEEEAP; translated from the exons aAAACCTCCCTGACAGACGGAGGTCCGAACTCCCCCAGCTCCATGATGAACCAGTACAGActggaggcggaggaggaggaagaggagaaggaggagaaggagcttTTCGTCACTGTGGATCATCCAGAGAGCCACGTGACCGCCATCGAGACCTTCATCACCTACAGGGTGCTCACcaag ACGACCCGCAGTGACTTTGACTGCAGTGAGTTTGAGGTGAGGAGGAGGTACCAGGACTTCCTGTGGCTGAGGAGCCGTCTGGAGGAGAACCATCCCACACTCATCGTGcat ccactGCCGGAGAAGTTTGTGATGAAAGGCATGGTTGAGCGCTTCAACGAGGACTTCATTGAGACCCGGAGGAGAGCTCTGCAGCGCTTCCTCAGCAAGATCAGTGAGCACCCCCTGCTGAGCTGCAGCCCCCACCTCAAAATCTTCCTCACCACTCAG GATCTGCAGTCCCACAAGAAGCAGGCCCCGGGCTTCCTGACCCGGGTGGGGGAGACCGTGAGGGCCGTGGCTCACTCTGTGCGGGGGGTGAGGAGCCGGCCGGAGGAGTTCACTCTGATGCAGGAGTACGTGGAGCAGTTCAGCAGCAAGATCAGTTCCGTGGACAAAGTGACCCAGAGGATCATCCGGGAGCAACGGG AGTACGTGGATGAGATGAAGCAATACAGCCCCCCCTACAGTCAGTGGGGGGGTATGGAGGAGGCGCTGCAGCTCCCTCTGCAGGAGGTTGCAGGCTGTGTGCAACGTTGCAGCACGGAGAcgcagctgcagctgcagcatctGTCCACCGTCCTGCTGCCCGCGCTGCACGAGTACATGCTGTGTGCAGACACCCTGAAG GCGGTGATGAGGCGCAGAGACAACATTCAGGCCGAGTACGAAGCCAGGAGGGAAGCCATGGAGAAGAGGGGAGACCAGGAGGGG gaggAGGTGCAGGCTCTACAGGAGAAGGTGGAGGTGTGTAACTCATCTCTGCAGGTGGACTGGTCTCGCTGGAGGAGCAGCATGAGGACAGACCTGAAGACAGCTCTACTGTCCACAGCTGAGAGCAACCTGCAACACTACGAGAAG tgcctCGCAGTGTGGGAGACGTTCTTGCTGTCTCAGAGGGAGGAGGGCAGCGaacagaaggaggaagaggctCCCTAA
- the plppr5b gene encoding phospholipid phosphatase-related protein type 5, producing the protein MPVKRFGGRERRKLLTSLGAELVIMAGTVMLAYYFECTDTFSVHVQGFFCYDTSYTKPYLGPEDRSAVPPPLLYALVAGLPTLLIMITETVLFLVQYTSKEFDRSEKTVATGDCCYLNPLVRRTFRFLGVYSFGLFTVDIFVNAGQVVTGNLAPYFLTVCKPNYTALGCQQALRYISHQEACTGNQEDVLRARKTFPCKEAALSIYTALYMAMYLTCTVQAKGTRLAKPVLSLGLVCLAFLTGLNRVAEYRNHWGDVIAGFIIGGAIATFLVVCVVHNFKGKLLLGDESPEDQPSSALLTLGQMESPLEKYIASQNHITFSEVT; encoded by the exons CTGGTGATCATGGCGGGCACCGTCATGCTGGCGTATTACTTTGAGTGCACGGACACCTTCAGCGTGCACGTGCAGGGCTTCTTCTGCTACGACACCTCCTACACCAAGCCCTACCTGGGCCCAGAGGATCGCAGCGCcgtgcccccccccctgctctaCGCCCTGGTGGCTGGGCTGCCCACCCTGCTG ATCATGATCACAGAGACGGTGCTGTTCCTGGTCCAGTACACCTCCAAAGAGTTTGACCGCTCAGAGAAGACAGTGGCCACCGGAGACTGCTGTTACCTCAACCCTCTGGTGCGCAGGACCTTCCGCTTCCTCG GCGTTTACAGCTTCGGGCTCTTCACTGTGGACATCTTTGTGAACGCGGGTCAGGTGGTGACGGGGAACCTGGCGCCGTACTTCCTGACGGTGTGTAAACCCAACTACACGGCGCTGGGCTGCCAGCAGGCCCTGCGCTACATCAGCCACCAGGAGGCCTGCACCGGGAACCAGGAGGACGTCCTGAGGGCCCGCAAGACCTTCCCCTGCAAGGAGGCGGCCCTCAGCATCTACACAGCGCTGTACATGGCC atgtACCTGACGTGCACGGTTCAGGCGAAGGGAACCCGACTGGCGAAGCCGGTTCTGTCTCTGGGTCTGGTGTGTCTGGCCTTCCTCACCGGGCTTAACAGGGTGGCCGAGTACAGGAACCACTGGGGGGACGTCATCGCCGGATTCATAATTGGCGGCGCCATCGCCACATTCctg gtggtgtgtgtggtcCATAACTTCAAAGGGAAGCTGCTCCTGGGTGACGAGTCTCCGGAGGATCAGCCCAGCTCGGCTCTGCTGACCCTGGGCCAGATGGAGAGTCCTCTGGAGAAGTACATCGCCTCGCAG aaTCACATCACCTTCTCTGAGGTCACATGA